In Dyadobacter subterraneus, a single genomic region encodes these proteins:
- a CDS encoding alpha/beta fold hydrolase, which yields MRRNLTILWVLLLQQTILLAQKNYLIQSADNISLNVNEYGQGTPVVLLAGGPGFNAAYLAPIWKALPTYRFIVPDQRGTGRSSLNKIDSSHMTISRYVDDLEILRKYLHIKKIVIAGHSWGGMLALAYAAKYPLHVDRLILLGPGGITSNFFKYFNSNIRMRLREEDSSESKLADSFALKMKAIWPGYFYNREIALATKVLVDTSLADHNAGIVNSLTLKDYNRTEKSRVASLRNFKSPVYLIQGRQDPVGESTVYETKSIVAQTQIFFIEKCGHLPWLESESASARFFELLKTSLN from the coding sequence ATGAGAAGAAACTTAACAATTTTGTGGGTCCTGCTATTGCAGCAGACAATCCTGCTTGCACAGAAAAACTATTTAATTCAGTCCGCTGATAACATTTCACTAAATGTCAATGAATATGGTCAGGGCACACCGGTGGTTTTGCTGGCGGGCGGACCGGGCTTTAATGCGGCCTATCTTGCTCCGATCTGGAAAGCCCTTCCGACATACAGATTCATCGTTCCCGACCAGCGCGGCACGGGACGTTCTTCCCTGAATAAAATTGATTCAAGTCACATGACCATTTCAAGATATGTCGACGACCTGGAAATTCTTCGTAAGTACCTTCATATCAAGAAAATTGTCATTGCAGGACATTCCTGGGGTGGTATGCTTGCGCTCGCTTACGCGGCAAAGTACCCGCTACATGTTGACAGACTGATCCTTCTCGGCCCTGGCGGCATTACCTCTAATTTTTTCAAATATTTTAACAGTAATATCAGAATGCGCCTGAGGGAAGAAGATTCCTCTGAGTCAAAACTGGCTGACTCTTTTGCGCTTAAAATGAAAGCAATTTGGCCGGGATATTTCTACAACCGGGAAATTGCGCTGGCTACCAAGGTGCTTGTTGACACCAGTCTTGCTGACCACAATGCAGGTATAGTCAATTCGCTTACGCTAAAAGATTACAATAGGACTGAAAAGTCTAGAGTGGCAAGCCTGCGTAACTTTAAAAGCCCGGTTTATCTGATCCAGGGCCGGCAGGACCCAGTCGGTGAATCGACCGTGTACGAGACTAAAAGCATTGTTGCCCAAACCCAGATATTTTTCATTGAGAAGTGCGGCCATCTGCCATGGCTTGAAAGTGAGTCGGCGTCTGCAAGGTTCTTCGAACTATTAAAAACATCTTTGAATTAA
- a CDS encoding peroxiredoxin family protein, translating to MEKLDSLKQAWGRVLFAHDKKDDEKGIVHLMPMTDEIRQQLEIANTKREQAMESMLNKPAPDFEMKDLQGKSWTLSKLRGKIVVLNFWFTSCAPCVQEIPQLNALVCRNENENVVFLALTFNNADQIKAFVKKHPFNFKLLPNSAETDKKYQVSLWPTSIVIDKAGYIKRIMNSSLQIEQEIESVINSL from the coding sequence ATGGAAAAGTTAGACAGTCTAAAACAGGCATGGGGAAGGGTCTTGTTTGCGCATGATAAAAAAGATGACGAAAAGGGTATTGTTCACCTGATGCCGATGACTGATGAAATCAGACAGCAACTTGAAATCGCAAATACTAAAAGAGAACAGGCCATGGAATCCATGCTTAACAAACCAGCACCTGATTTTGAAATGAAAGATTTGCAAGGCAAGTCCTGGACTTTAAGCAAGCTCCGTGGTAAGATTGTAGTGCTCAACTTTTGGTTTACTTCTTGTGCACCCTGCGTTCAGGAAATACCGCAATTAAATGCGTTAGTATGCCGTAATGAAAACGAAAATGTAGTTTTTCTGGCTTTGACTTTTAACAACGCGGACCAGATCAAGGCCTTTGTAAAGAAACATCCCTTCAATTTTAAATTATTGCCAAATTCGGCAGAAACAGATAAAAAATACCAGGTCAGTTTATGGCCGACCAGCATTGTAATCGACAAAGCAGGATATATAAAAAGGATCATGAATTCAAGTCTGCAAATAGAGCAAGAGATAGAATCTGTTATTAATTCTCTGTAA